A genomic segment from Candidatus Methylomirabilis tolerans encodes:
- the nadB gene encoding L-aspartate oxidase yields the protein MKTDILIIGSGLAGCAAALAAAKQGVEVTLLTRSAHPEESNTFWAQGGIIYQGADDSPQKLVADIVAAGAGLSSPEAASLVSREGPRLVKEILIDELGVPFDESSDDSTRWDLTAEAAHSLPRILHQKDQTGSAIQRTFIERMASYPKVKLLCAATAVDLLTISHHSVEPLDVYRPQTCIGAYVLDQASGEIFPVLAKETILATGGLGRVFLHTTNPTGARGDGIAMAYRAGTRCINMQYVQFHPTTLFHPSGRFLISEAMRGEGARLVDGTGREFMTDYHPDGSLAPRDVVARGIHQMMLESGEPCAYLDISHKPVDQIRTRFPGIYAHCLKYGIDMTKEPIPVVPAAHYSCGGIAVDEWGRSSLHRLRAVGEVACSGLHGANRLASTSLLECLVWGTRAGDQAAACIARGEEYYFPQIAPWRYEREPVDPALIAQDWLSIQQTMWNYVGLVRSTKRLNRAHEILRELHLEIVRFYEKAEVTDAMVGLRNGIQTALVILLAAMECRVSRGCHYRID from the coding sequence ATGAAAACGGATATCCTGATCATCGGTAGCGGCCTCGCAGGATGCGCTGCGGCGCTGGCGGCGGCCAAACAGGGCGTTGAGGTCACGCTGCTCACAAGATCGGCTCACCCGGAAGAGAGCAATACCTTCTGGGCCCAAGGGGGAATCATCTATCAGGGAGCGGACGATTCGCCTCAAAAGCTGGTAGCTGATATTGTCGCTGCGGGCGCAGGCCTGAGTTCACCTGAGGCGGCGTCGCTGGTCAGTCGCGAAGGCCCAAGGCTAGTGAAAGAGATCCTCATCGATGAGCTTGGGGTCCCGTTCGACGAATCCTCGGACGATTCGACCCGCTGGGATTTGACCGCTGAGGCTGCGCATTCACTTCCACGCATCCTGCATCAGAAGGATCAAACCGGATCAGCGATCCAGCGCACGTTCATCGAAAGGATGGCTTCGTATCCGAAGGTCAAGTTGCTCTGCGCAGCTACCGCAGTCGATCTCCTTACAATTTCTCACCATTCGGTCGAACCACTTGATGTCTATAGACCCCAGACGTGCATTGGAGCGTACGTGCTGGATCAGGCAAGCGGCGAGATCTTTCCCGTCCTTGCGAAGGAAACGATCCTGGCAACAGGAGGGTTAGGCCGCGTCTTTCTGCATACTACCAATCCCACCGGCGCCCGTGGCGATGGCATTGCAATGGCCTATCGGGCCGGTACTCGATGCATTAATATGCAGTACGTCCAGTTCCATCCCACCACGCTCTTCCATCCCAGCGGCCGGTTCCTCATCTCTGAAGCGATGCGGGGAGAAGGGGCTCGCCTGGTGGACGGTACGGGCCGAGAATTCATGACCGATTATCACCCGGATGGATCACTGGCTCCGCGAGACGTGGTCGCGCGCGGGATTCACCAAATGATGTTGGAATCAGGCGAGCCGTGCGCATATCTCGACATTTCCCACAAACCGGTCGATCAGATCCGGACCCGATTTCCAGGGATTTATGCGCACTGCCTGAAGTACGGAATTGACATGACGAAAGAGCCCATTCCCGTCGTCCCTGCCGCGCACTACAGTTGCGGCGGTATTGCGGTTGACGAGTGGGGACGATCAAGCCTGCATCGTCTGCGCGCGGTTGGTGAGGTTGCCTGTTCGGGGTTGCACGGCGCCAATCGCCTGGCCAGTACGTCCTTGTTGGAATGCCTGGTGTGGGGAACCCGGGCAGGCGATCAGGCCGCAGCATGCATCGCGCGGGGTGAGGAGTATTATTTTCCTCAGATCGCACCCTGGCGGTATGAGCGTGAGCCGGTTGATCCGGCTCTGATCGCACAGGACTGGCTCAGCATCCAGCAGACCATGTGGAATTACGTGGGCCTCGTTCGTAGCACAAAACGGTTGAACCGAGCCCATGAGATCCTGCGAGAGCTGCACCTTGAGATCGTAAGGTTTTACGAAAAGGCTGAGGTGACTGACGCAATGGTCGGCCTTCGTAACGGTATTCAAACCGCGCTGGTTATCCTGCTGGCTGCCATGGAATGCCGCGTCAGCCGAGGTTGTCACTATCGTATCGACTGA